Proteins co-encoded in one Dasypus novemcinctus isolate mDasNov1 chromosome 18, mDasNov1.1.hap2, whole genome shotgun sequence genomic window:
- the ASPDH gene encoding aspartate dehydrogenase domain-containing protein isoform X3, which yields MSKDQQRLPRPREGAASSRRRTGRQPPTHGHGSPRDPAEGGGAGLRPPRTITCLPPAGSGAGAGPRTCFCLESGPGANGRDGAPVSAAPEPRCPRGEVSDLIESGALWSFPSDFTWLLCDLRHPDLVVEVAHPKIIQDSGAQILRHANLLSHPSFTCSRWGPPQRWLTRPQSNSSWRPLTAGTTLCSWPGGPCGAPRTSPDWMRLGAFRASVSLWPRTPTASGLRDPWPRPRGLHPAQCSMKAPSAGCAPLPPETPTPWQLLPWPPPAWASTV from the exons ATGTCCAAAGATCAGCAGCGGCTGCCCAGGCCTCGTGAGGGGGCAGCGAGCAGCCGCCGGCGCACGGGCCGCCAGCCCCCCACTCACGGGCATGGCTCTCCACGGGACCCCGCGGAGGGTGGGGGTGCTGGGCTACGGCCGCCTCG GACAATCACTTGTCTCCCGCCTGCTGGCTCAGGGGCCGGAGCTGGGCCTCGAACTTGTTTTTGTCTGGAATCGGGACCCGGGGCGAATGGCAGGGACGGTGCCCCTGTCTCTGCAGCTCCAGAGCCTCGCTGCCCTCGGGGAGAGGTCAGTGACCTCATAGAGAGTGGAGCTCTCTGGAGCTTCCCTTCTGATTTCACCTGgctgctgtgtgacctcag GCACCCTGATCTTGTGGTGGAAGTGGCCCACCCCAAAATaatccaggactctggggcacaAATCCTGCGCCACGCCAATCTCCTG TCCCACCCCTCCTTCACCTGCTCCAGGTGGGGTCCCCCTCAGCGCTGGCTGACCAGGCCACAGAGCAACAGCTCCTGGAGGCCTCTCACCGCTGGGACCACGCTGTGTTCGTGGCCCGGGGGGCCCTGTGGGGCACCGAGGACATCGCCAGATTGGATGCGGCTGGGGGCCTTCAG AGCCTCCGTGTCACTATGGCCACGCACCCCGACGGCTTCCGGCTTGAGGGACCCCTGGCCGCGGCCCAGAGGCCTGCATCCCGCACAGTGCTCTATGAAGGCCCCGTCCGCGGGCTGTGCCCCTTTGCCCCCCGAAACTCCAACACCATGGCAGCTGCTGCCTTGGCCGCCCCCAGCCTGGGCTTCGACCGTGTAA